One Molothrus ater isolate BHLD 08-10-18 breed brown headed cowbird chromosome 4, BPBGC_Mater_1.1, whole genome shotgun sequence genomic window carries:
- the UBA6 gene encoding ubiquitin-like modifier-activating enzyme 6 gives MAADSMEIDDALYSRQRYVLGDTAMQKMAQSHVFLSGIGGLGVEIAKNIILAGVKALTVHDTKQCTKWDLGINFFIHEDDVTSQRNRAEATLPRIAELNPYVHVAASTVPLDETTDLSFLKHYQCVILTEVSLLLQKKINDFCHAQQPPIKFISADVYGVCSRLFCDFGDEFEVLDTTGEEPKEIFISNITQSNPGIVTCLENHPHRLETGQFLTFREVNGMSCLNGSTHQITVVSPYSFSIGDTSEMEPYLHGGIAVQVKTPKMCYFEQLEKQITNPLCLVPDFSKPEAPLQIHVAMLALNHFQENFGRGPNIGCLQDAEEMLKIAISISETLENKPQVNGDVVKWLSRTAQGFLPPLAAAVGGVASQEVLKAVTGKFSPLQQWLYIDVLDIVTPLEKVGSEEFLPRGDRYDALRACIGDSLCQKLHDLNVFLVGCGAIGCEMLKNFALLGVGTGQDKGLVTITDPDLIEKSNLNRQFLFRPHHIQKPKSYTAAEATLNINPYIKIDSDINKVCPATENTYSDEFYTKQDVIVTALDNVEARRYIDSRCVANLRPLIDSGTMGTKGHTEVIVPHLTESYNSHRDPPEEEIPFCTLKSFPAAIEHTIQWARDKFESSFSHKPSLFNKFWQTYPSAEEVLQRIKSGESLEGCFHVIKTLSRRPRSWTQCVELARVKFEKYFSHKALQLLHSFPLDTRLKDGSLFWQSPKRPPFPVKFEFNDPLHYGFIVSTAKLFATVYCVPFTEKDLSEETILGIISSVKVPEFRPSNKVVQTDETARKPDHIPVSSEDERNAIFQLEKSILSNEALETDLQMKPISFEKDDDSNGHIDFVTAASNLRAKMYNIEPADRFKTKRIAGKIIPAIATATAAVSGLVALELIKVVGGYPADAYKNCFLNLAIPIMVFTETAEVRRTEIRNGISFTIWDRWTIYGKEDFTLLDFINAVREKYGIEPTMVVQGVKMLYVPVMPGHIKRLKLTMQKLVKPSADKKYVDLTVSFAPETDGEEDLPGPPVRYYFVQEDN, from the exons TCGCCAGAGGTATGTTCTTGGAGACACAGCAATGCAGAAGATGGCTCAGTCCCACGTGTTCCTGAGTGGTATAGGTGGCCTTGGGGTGGAGATTG CCAAAAACATCATTCTGGCTGGGGTAAAG GCTCTTACAGTTCATGACACCAAGCAATGCacaaaatgggatttggggatcAACTTCTTCATCCATGAAGATGATGTTACCAGTCAAAGGAACAG ggCTGAGGCCACACTTCCTCGTATTGCAGAACTCAATCCATATGTCCATGTAGCAGCATCAACTGTGCCACTAGATGAAACCACAGATCTGTCTTTCCTAAAGCACTACCAG TGTGTCATACTGACTGAAGTAAGTCTGTTGCTGCAGAAGAAGATTAATGACTTCTGTCATGCTCAGCAGCCACCTATTAAG TTCATCAGTGCTGATGTGTATGGAGTATGTTCACGTTTGTTTTGTGACTTTGGTGATGAATTTGAAGTGCTGGATACAACAGGAGAGGAACCAAAGGAGATCTTCATTTCAAATATAACACAA TCAAATCCTGGTATTGTCACTTGCCTTGAAAATCATCCACACAGGCTTGAAACAGGACAGTTCTTAACCTTTCGGGAAGTTAATGGAATGTCGTGCTTGAATGGATCCACACACCAAATAACAG tggtgTCACCTTACTCCTTCAGCATTGGTGATACATCAGAGATGGAGCCTTACCTGCATGGAGGCATAGCTGTGCAAGTGAAGACACCCAAGATGTGTTACTTT gaacAGCTGGAGAAGCAGATAACAAACCCATTATGCCTTGTTCCGGATTTTAGCAAGCCTGAG GCACCTTTGCAGATTCATGTTGCCATGCTTGCCTTGAACCACTTCCAGGAGAACTTTGGTCGTGGACCAAACATTGG ATGCCTTCAAgatgctgaggaaatgctgaaaatagCCATTTCTATAagtgaaacactggaaaacaAA CCTCAGGTGAATGGAGATGTGGTGAAATGGTTGTCTAGAACTGCTCAGGGATTTCTACCTCctttggctgcagcagtgggtgGTGTTGCTAGCCAGGAAGTCCTGAAAGCAGTAACAGGAAAATTTTCTCCATTGCAGCAGTGG CTATATATAGATGTTTTAGACATTGTAACACCTCTAGAGAAGGTGGGCTCTGAGGAGTTTCTCCCACG GGGTGATAGATATGATGCCTTGAGGGCTTGTATTGGAGACTCTCTGTGCCAGAAGCTCCATGATTTGAATGTGTTCTTG GTTGGCTGTGGAGCCATAGGCTGTGAAATGCTAAAAAACTTTGCACTTCTTGGTGTTGGTACTGGGCAAGACAAAGGATTG GTTACAATTACAGATCCAGATTTGATAGAGAAATCCAACCTGAACAGGCAGTTTCTTTTTCGACCTCATCACATACAG AAACCTAAGAGCTATACTGCGGCAGAAGCAACTCTGAACATCAATCCTTACATAAAGATTGATTCAGATATCAATAAAGTTTGTCCAGCGACTGAGAACACTTACAGTGATGAATTCTACACCAAGCAAGACGTGATTGTGACTGCTTTGGACAATGTTGAAGCCAGGAGATACATTGATAG TCGTTGTGTAGCAAACCTGCGTCCTCTTATAGACTCTGGAACTATGGGAACAAAAGGACACACAGAAGTTATTGTGCCCCACCTGACAGAGTCCTACAATAGTCAT CGGGATCCACCAGAGGAAGAAATACCTTTCTGCACCTTGAAGTCTTTCCCAGCTGCTATTGAGCATACGATTCAGTGGGCAAGAGATAAG tttgaAAGTTCATTTTCTCACAAGCCTTCATTGTTTAACAAATTCTGGCAAACCTATCCGTCAGCAGAAGAAGTTTTACAG CGAATAAAATCAGGAGAGAGCTTGGAAGGTTGTTTTCATGTTATTAAAACTCTCAGTAGAAGACCCCGAAGTTGGACTCAGTGTGTAGAACTAGCAAGAGTAAaatttgaaaagtattttagCCATAAG GCTCTTCAGCTGCTTCATTCATTTCCCCTTGATACACGATTAAAAGATGGAA GTTTGTTTTGGCAATCACCAAAGAGGCCTCCTTTCCCAGTGAAGTTTGAATTTAACGATCCTTT gcACTATGGTTTCATCGTGAGCACAGCAAAGCTCTTCGCAACAGTGTACTGTGTTCCTTTCACAGAAAAG GACTTGTCAGAGGAAACCATTTTGGGGATTATTTCATCTGTGAAGGTACCAGAGTTTAGACCTTCAAACAAA GTTGTACAGACTGATGAAACTGCAAGAAAACCAGATCATATTCCTGTCAGCAGTGAGGATGAAAGAAATGCTATTTTCCAGCTGGAGAAGTCTATACTATCCAATGAAGCTCTGGAAA CTGACTTGCAAATGAAGCCCATCTCCTTCGAGAAAGATGATGATAGTAATGGGCACATAGATTTTGTAACAGCAGCGTCGAACCTGCGAGCCAAGATGTACAACATCGAGCCAGCTGATCGGTTCAAAACAAAGCGCATTGCTGGGAAGATTATTCCTGCCATTGCAACAGCTACTGCTGCTGTATCAGGGCTG GTTGCACTGGAACTCATCAAAGTTGTGGGTGGCTACCCAGCTGATGCATACAAGAACTGTTTCCTGAATCTAGCCATTCCCATAATGGTCTTTACAGAAACTGCTGAAGTAAGAAGAACGGAAATCAG aaatgggATATCATTTACCATCTGGGACAGGTGGACAATTTATGGGAAAGAGGATTTTACTCTGTTGGACTTCATAAATGCTGTCAGA GAGAAATATGGAATTGAACCAACTATGGTTGTACAAGGAGTCAAGATGCTCTATGTTCCTGTGATGCCAGGCCATATTAAAAGATTAAAGTTGAC GATGCAAAAGCTTGTGAAACCATCAGCTGATAAGAAGTATGTGGATTTGACAGTTTCATTTGCTCCAGAGACTGATGGAGAGGAAGACTTGCCCGGGCCACCAGTGAGATACTACTTTGTTCAGGAAGATAATTGA